A single genomic interval of Acidobacteriota bacterium harbors:
- the ruvA gene encoding Holliday junction branch migration protein RuvA: MPLPDAWQQRGGPAVISRLRGTLVQVHDQHALVENGGLYYEVLLPSALADRLRNDGHVSHEIVFETIYYIEAGDRKSSHFPRLVGFTDPIDREFFSLFTQVPGLGVKKALKSLIIPISDIATAIEGKDAACLCRLPGVGGRLAEKIIAELNGKTAKFALSKVREPLAASEQRPVPLAEDALEVLLQLQYGRREAQEMIREAMQANQTIRSAEQLITEIFRNERQAKVKS; encoded by the coding sequence ATGCCATTGCCGGACGCTTGGCAGCAGAGAGGCGGTCCTGCCGTGATCAGTCGTTTGCGAGGCACTCTTGTGCAGGTGCATGACCAGCACGCGCTGGTTGAAAACGGCGGTTTGTACTACGAAGTGCTTCTGCCGTCGGCCCTGGCCGACCGCCTCAGGAACGATGGGCACGTCAGTCACGAGATCGTTTTTGAGACGATTTACTATATCGAAGCGGGTGACAGGAAATCCAGCCATTTTCCGCGTCTCGTGGGCTTTACCGATCCGATCGATCGTGAGTTCTTTTCGCTGTTCACTCAGGTGCCGGGCCTCGGCGTGAAGAAGGCTCTCAAGTCGCTTATCATACCTATCAGCGATATCGCAACGGCGATTGAAGGCAAAGATGCCGCCTGTCTGTGTCGGCTTCCCGGTGTGGGAGGTCGGCTGGCCGAAAAGATTATCGCCGAACTCAACGGCAAGACGGCCAAGTTTGCCCTGTCGAAGGTGCGTGAGCCGTTAGCCGCAAGCGAACAGCGCCCCGTCCCGCTGGCTGAAGACGCACTGGAGGTCCTGTTGCAGCTTCAGTACGGTCGGCGCGAGGCCCAGGAAATGATCCGTGAGGCGATGCAGGCAAACCAGACAATACGGAGTGCGGAACAGCTTATCACTGAGATCTTCAGGAACGAACGGCAGGCGAAGGTCAAGTCCTGA
- the ruvB gene encoding Holliday junction branch migration DNA helicase RuvB: MTRDRIVSGTQLTPQEDLTQFSLRPKVLNEYIGQQELREKLEVLLQAAKGRGEPIEHVLLYGPPGLGKTTLAHIIAREMGARIVSTSGPALQRTGDLMGILTNLAAGDVLFIDEIHRLSSVIEEFIYPAMEDFKVDFVVDKGAFAKVINIPLNRFTLVGATTRAGMLTAPLRDRFGLYYHIDFYPPEDLEEIVMRSAGLLEIEIDREAARVISRRSRGTPRIANRLLRRVRDFAAVKADGLTNAKIAEQALDAEGVDSAGLDNLDRKLLRVIIDYYKGGPVGIEALAATLSEEADTLVDMVEPYLLKIGFVQRTRRGRVASEDAARHLGSQLPSAGTQQRLF, encoded by the coding sequence ATGACGCGCGATCGCATAGTATCCGGCACGCAGCTTACACCGCAAGAAGACCTCACGCAATTCTCTCTGCGCCCGAAGGTGCTCAATGAATATATAGGTCAGCAGGAGTTACGCGAGAAACTTGAAGTATTACTTCAGGCCGCAAAGGGGCGAGGCGAGCCAATCGAGCACGTGCTGCTCTACGGCCCCCCGGGGCTGGGCAAGACCACTCTGGCACACATCATAGCGCGCGAGATGGGCGCCCGGATTGTCTCGACCTCAGGGCCCGCGCTGCAGCGAACCGGCGATCTGATGGGCATTCTGACCAACCTTGCAGCCGGTGACGTTCTTTTCATCGATGAGATCCATCGGCTCTCCTCGGTCATCGAGGAGTTCATTTACCCGGCGATGGAAGACTTCAAGGTGGATTTCGTCGTTGACAAGGGTGCTTTTGCAAAAGTCATCAACATTCCGCTGAACCGGTTTACGCTGGTGGGTGCGACCACGCGCGCCGGTATGCTGACAGCTCCGCTGAGAGACCGGTTCGGCCTGTACTACCATATCGACTTCTACCCGCCTGAGGATCTCGAAGAGATAGTGATGCGCTCGGCCGGGCTTCTGGAGATCGAGATTGACCGCGAGGCCGCGCGGGTGATTTCACGGCGGTCCCGCGGTACGCCGCGCATCGCCAACCGACTGCTGCGGCGGGTGCGTGATTTTGCCGCGGTGAAGGCGGACGGTTTGACGAACGCCAAGATCGCTGAACAAGCCCTGGATGCCGAGGGGGTGGACTCGGCCGGCCTGGACAACCTTGACCGAAAGCTCCTTCGGGTTATTATTGACTACTACAAGGGCGGTCCGGTCGGGATCGAAGCCCTTGCCGCTACGCTCAGTGAAGAAGCGGACACGCTGGTGGACATGGTGGAGCCGTACCTGCTCAAGATAGGTTTTGTGCAGCGGACCAGGCGCGGTCGGGTGGCATCGGAAGACGCGGCCCGGCACCTCGGGTCACAGCTTCCTTCGGCCGGTACGCAGCAACGCCTGTTCTGA
- a CDS encoding DUF2905 domain-containing protein: protein MLDQIGKVLIVAGAVIALFGLVLLLAGRVPFFGKLPGDLVFRGRHVTIYVPLVTMLLISLAVTILLNLFGRGR from the coding sequence ATGCTCGACCAGATCGGCAAAGTCCTGATCGTCGCCGGAGCGGTGATCGCGCTGTTCGGGCTGGTCCTGTTGCTGGCCGGGCGCGTTCCGTTTTTCGGCAAGCTGCCCGGCGATCTCGTGTTCCGCGGCAGGCACGTTACGATCTATGTCCCGCTTGTGACCATGCTGCTGATCTCGCTGGCGGTCACGATCCTTCTTAACCTTTTCGGTCGGGGACGGTGA
- the queA gene encoding tRNA preQ1(34) S-adenosylmethionine ribosyltransferase-isomerase QueA, which yields MELSLFDYHLPKELIAQFPSGRRDQSRLLAYDRNGGRIDHLKFRRLVSFPKKGDALVVNNTKVFKARLLGRRKTGGRVETLLVRKAAGRAGEVWEALLKPSSRLSEGEEVLFGEGDHLLLQADVGGGRWLVHFASGAVRERIIRRYGHVPLPPYIARQDRPSDIRRYQTLFAAGDRVGAIAAPTAGFHFTRPILRALEAKGVRIVELTLHVGPGTFKPIQCRDIGDHVVDPEMAELSSSSATVLNRVRAAGGAVYAVGTTAVRTLESARLVGGRLQPFGGMVDLYIKPGFRFRVVDHLITNFHLPQSSLLVLVAAFAGREQILSVYREAIKQRYRFYSYGDAMLIL from the coding sequence GTGGAACTGTCCCTTTTTGACTATCACCTGCCAAAAGAACTGATCGCACAGTTTCCGTCGGGACGGCGAGATCAGTCGCGTCTGCTCGCGTATGATCGGAACGGCGGCCGGATAGACCATCTGAAGTTCCGCCGCCTCGTCTCGTTTCCGAAAAAGGGGGACGCCCTCGTTGTGAACAATACGAAAGTGTTCAAAGCGCGGCTTCTGGGCAGGCGGAAAACCGGAGGACGGGTTGAGACCCTTCTTGTGCGGAAAGCTGCCGGGCGTGCAGGTGAGGTATGGGAAGCACTCCTCAAGCCTTCAAGCCGCCTGTCTGAGGGTGAGGAAGTTCTATTCGGAGAAGGTGATCACCTGCTGCTCCAGGCTGATGTCGGGGGCGGGCGCTGGCTGGTTCATTTCGCGTCCGGGGCCGTTCGAGAGCGAATCATCCGCCGGTATGGTCATGTCCCGTTGCCGCCGTATATCGCCCGCCAGGACCGGCCCTCGGATATCCGGCGTTACCAGACCCTGTTTGCGGCCGGAGACCGGGTGGGGGCCATCGCTGCTCCTACGGCCGGGTTTCACTTTACGCGGCCGATTCTCCGGGCGCTTGAAGCCAAAGGGGTCAGGATTGTCGAACTGACGCTGCACGTGGGGCCGGGCACTTTCAAGCCCATCCAGTGCCGGGATATTGGCGATCACGTCGTCGATCCGGAGATGGCCGAGCTGTCGTCGTCGTCGGCGACGGTCTTGAACCGTGTACGCGCGGCAGGGGGCGCCGTCTACGCGGTCGGGACCACCGCCGTCAGAACGCTGGAGTCGGCCAGGCTGGTCGGCGGGAGACTTCAGCCGTTCGGCGGGATGGTTGACCTTTACATCAAGCCGGGGTTCCGGTTTCGGGTGGTGGATCATCTGATCACCAATTTCCACCTGCCCCAGTCGTCGCTGCTGGTGCTGGTGGCGGCCTTTGCAGGGCGCGAACAGATTCTCAGCGTCTATCGTGAAGCCATCAAGCAGCGGTATCGTTTCTACAGCTACGGTGACGCCATGCTGATCTTATAA
- the ispD gene encoding 2-C-methyl-D-erythritol 4-phosphate cytidylyltransferase, translated as MNVTALIVAAGKSERFGGAAPKQFRELCGRPLLTWTISRFETASSIDRIVLVVSEEHLLFAGEKVVDPYGFSKVIKIVKGGDTRQESVRLGLESLPVSTRFVAIHDGARPVVSPRDIDRVVEAATVDRAAMLALPAGDTVKRVRDKLVISTLDRDSLYLAQTPQVFQYDLIVSAHREFSESDAATDDAALVERKGFKVRVVEPESPNIKVTTPEDLVAASAFLQEEGHE; from the coding sequence ATGAACGTCACGGCACTAATTGTAGCCGCCGGGAAGTCCGAACGCTTCGGCGGCGCCGCGCCCAAGCAGTTTCGGGAGCTCTGCGGCCGGCCTCTCCTGACCTGGACGATCAGCCGCTTCGAAACGGCCTCGTCGATTGACCGGATTGTCCTTGTTGTCTCGGAAGAGCACCTGCTTTTCGCCGGTGAGAAGGTCGTGGATCCTTACGGTTTTTCAAAGGTTATCAAGATTGTCAAGGGAGGTGACACGCGGCAGGAGTCGGTGCGGCTCGGTCTGGAGTCCCTGCCCGTCTCGACCCGGTTCGTGGCCATACATGACGGCGCTCGGCCCGTCGTTTCCCCGCGTGATATCGACCGCGTGGTGGAAGCAGCAACGGTCGACCGTGCAGCCATGCTGGCGCTGCCCGCCGGTGACACGGTCAAGCGAGTGCGGGATAAGCTGGTCATCAGTACTCTCGACAGGGATTCACTGTACCTGGCACAGACGCCGCAGGTGTTTCAATACGACCTGATTGTCTCGGCCCACCGGGAGTTCAGCGAGAGTGACGCGGCCACTGACGACGCGGCGCTCGTTGAAAGGAAAGGCTTCAAGGTGCGCGTGGTGGAACCCGAAAGCCCGAACATCAAAGTGACGACACCGGAGGACCTGGTCGCGGCGTCGGCCTTCCTGCAGGAGGAAGGGCATGAGTGA
- the ispF gene encoding 2-C-methyl-D-erythritol 2,4-cyclodiphosphate synthase, whose amino-acid sequence MSELRIGQGFDIHRLVAGRDLVIGGIRIDFEKGLEGHSDADVLLHAIIDALLGAAGLPDIGRQFPPSDPAYRNADSAELLGTVVSLVRRAGYKAIINVDSTILAERPAMHPHVPAMKEKIARVLDVAEDRISIKATTCERLGAVGREEGIAALAVCLIARDE is encoded by the coding sequence ATGAGTGAACTGCGTATAGGGCAGGGTTTCGATATTCACCGTCTGGTGGCCGGCCGGGACCTGGTGATCGGCGGCATCCGGATCGACTTTGAAAAAGGGCTCGAGGGCCACAGTGATGCCGACGTTCTGTTGCACGCCATTATTGACGCCCTTCTGGGGGCGGCCGGCCTGCCCGACATAGGCCGCCAGTTTCCGCCGAGCGACCCCGCATACCGAAATGCCGACTCCGCGGAACTGCTCGGCACCGTGGTTTCTCTCGTCCGCCGGGCCGGGTACAAGGCCATCATCAACGTGGACAGCACCATACTGGCGGAGAGGCCGGCCATGCATCCGCACGTTCCGGCCATGAAGGAGAAGATCGCCCGGGTGCTGGACGTGGCTGAAGACCGAATAAGTATCAAGGCCACGACGTGCGAGCGCCTGGGTGCGGTCGGCCGAGAGGAAGGAATAGCCGCCCTGGCAGTCTGTCTGATCGCGCGCGATGAATGA
- a CDS encoding DedA family protein, translated as MNDSLVHINEYLDLLFAYGPVWVYVVVFSACFVENLFPPFPGDTFILAGGGLVAVGRLDLALCLLSVISGGLCSVMLLYVLGRKYGRSFFIRKDYRYFSASDIYRMESGFRRWGVLLLVFSRFVVGARSALALVAGIGRYPVLGMFMYSLISYFLFTGLVMYIALVLVENIEAVAGYFRTYELVIWPILIVLVIVWVVRRIGKRRKAGAA; from the coding sequence ATGAATGATTCCCTGGTCCATATCAACGAGTATCTCGACCTGCTGTTCGCTTACGGGCCGGTGTGGGTCTATGTCGTAGTTTTCTCGGCTTGCTTTGTCGAGAACCTGTTTCCACCTTTTCCCGGTGACACTTTCATTTTAGCCGGTGGCGGCCTGGTCGCGGTGGGGCGGCTTGACCTGGCCTTGTGCCTTCTGTCGGTTATCTCCGGGGGGTTGTGCTCGGTCATGTTGCTGTACGTGTTAGGGCGGAAATACGGGCGCAGTTTTTTTATCAGGAAGGACTATCGGTACTTCTCGGCGTCCGATATATACCGTATGGAGTCGGGCTTTCGACGCTGGGGTGTGTTGCTGCTGGTGTTTTCGCGGTTTGTGGTCGGAGCCCGTTCAGCCCTGGCACTCGTGGCCGGGATAGGCCGTTACCCGGTGCTCGGGATGTTCATGTATTCGCTGATATCCTACTTTTTGTTTACCGGACTGGTCATGTATATTGCCCTCGTGCTGGTCGAGAACATCGAGGCTGTAGCCGGATACTTCAGGACGTACGAACTCGTAATCTGGCCGATACTGATCGTCCTGGTTATCGTGTGGGTGGTGCGAAGAATCGGGAAACGCAGGAAAGCGGGTGCGGCGTGA
- a CDS encoding D-alanine--D-alanine ligase gives MRVLLLAGGTSSEREVSMTTGKAIHESLRRQGHEVLAIDPASGRTLLDHDGKFLEDPEAGRSQAGSAVAVRPTALVTGLNREEYDNIDLVFLALHGGTGENGSIQNLLELSGKRFTGSSMVASAIAMNKAVSKRLFSSVGVATPEWELYSLKRDDSVEELSEAIIEDFNFPVIVKPNASGSTVGLTKVDGPEGLAGALKRAAAEGRDILVERYIKGREITVAVLDGHAFPVVEIIPKNELYDYEAKYTKGKSEYVAPAIIAESLSRQVRNAAVAVYQAIGASGLARVDFVLAEPDTYYCLELNTLPGMTGLSLAPMAAGCEGISFDELVTMIIKSALKRSH, from the coding sequence GTGAGGGTTCTGTTGCTGGCCGGGGGCACGTCGAGCGAACGGGAGGTCTCGATGACCACCGGGAAAGCCATACATGAGTCACTGCGCCGCCAGGGCCATGAAGTGCTGGCTATCGATCCCGCCTCCGGCAGGACGCTGCTGGACCATGACGGGAAATTCCTCGAAGACCCGGAGGCCGGGCGGTCGCAGGCAGGCTCGGCCGTGGCGGTGCGGCCGACGGCGCTGGTGACCGGTCTGAACAGGGAAGAGTACGATAACATAGACCTGGTCTTTCTTGCGCTCCACGGGGGCACCGGTGAGAACGGTTCCATTCAGAACCTGCTTGAGCTCTCGGGCAAGCGATTCACCGGGTCATCCATGGTCGCTTCGGCCATTGCCATGAACAAGGCCGTCTCCAAACGCCTGTTCAGTTCGGTGGGTGTCGCCACGCCGGAGTGGGAACTTTACAGCCTGAAACGGGATGACTCCGTCGAGGAGTTGTCCGAAGCCATAATCGAGGACTTTAACTTTCCGGTGATCGTCAAGCCCAACGCCAGTGGGTCGACGGTTGGTCTCACAAAAGTGGACGGTCCGGAGGGGCTGGCCGGGGCGCTTAAGCGCGCCGCCGCTGAAGGCCGGGATATTCTGGTGGAACGCTATATCAAGGGGCGCGAGATTACCGTCGCCGTACTTGACGGCCACGCCTTCCCGGTGGTCGAAATCATTCCCAAGAACGAGTTATACGACTACGAGGCCAAGTACACCAAGGGGAAATCGGAATACGTGGCGCCGGCGATAATCGCGGAGAGCCTGAGCCGCCAGGTCCGCAATGCGGCAGTCGCCGTCTATCAAGCCATCGGTGCCTCGGGGCTGGCGCGTGTAGACTTCGTGCTGGCCGAGCCCGATACGTATTACTGTCTTGAGTTGAATACACTTCCCGGAATGACCGGTCTGTCCCTTGCCCCCATGGCTGCCGGCTGCGAAGGCATCAGCTTTGACGAGCTTGTCACCATGATTATCAAGTCAGCTTTGAAACGGTCCCATTGA
- a CDS encoding HAD family hydrolase produces MQKLEPKAIIFDLGSTLIEYEAVPWDELSAVCVAAARTELVRKGISLPGQEEFIAAFDQVRQAYRERAQSDLTEWNVLQVAAGLFEAIGVRYDEPLLQVFFDAYYVPVGEQLFAFEDTVPTLQTLRGQFPVIGLVSNTVFPEEAHLRELDRFGISPYLDFTLFSSTFKLRKPHPDIFYRAANLAGYAPSECVYVGDRYVEDVQGPNAVGMPAVLKVKPGRVYPDDMPAAVRRIDTLSGLLEHLENGVD; encoded by the coding sequence GTGCAGAAGCTTGAACCCAAAGCGATAATCTTCGATCTCGGCTCCACCCTTATCGAGTACGAGGCCGTACCGTGGGATGAGTTGAGCGCCGTCTGCGTGGCCGCGGCCCGGACGGAGCTGGTGCGCAAGGGAATCTCCCTTCCCGGTCAGGAGGAATTCATCGCTGCCTTCGATCAGGTACGGCAGGCGTATCGGGAGCGGGCGCAGAGTGACCTGACGGAATGGAACGTGCTGCAGGTGGCCGCAGGGCTGTTTGAGGCGATCGGTGTCCGGTACGACGAGCCTTTGCTTCAGGTCTTCTTTGATGCCTACTACGTGCCCGTGGGCGAGCAACTTTTCGCCTTCGAGGACACGGTGCCCACTCTGCAGACGTTGAGGGGACAGTTCCCGGTCATCGGTCTGGTTTCCAACACCGTTTTTCCCGAGGAAGCGCATCTGCGGGAACTGGACCGCTTCGGGATCAGCCCGTATCTGGATTTCACGTTGTTCAGTTCCACCTTCAAGCTCAGAAAGCCGCATCCGGACATTTTCTACCGGGCGGCCAATCTGGCGGGCTACGCGCCGTCCGAATGCGTCTACGTCGGTGATCGCTACGTCGAGGACGTCCAGGGGCCGAACGCGGTCGGTATGCCGGCGGTTCTCAAGGTCAAGCCGGGGCGAGTCTATCCGGACGACATGCCCGCTGCCGTGCGGAGGATTGACACGCTTTCGGGACTGCTTGAACACCTCGAAAACGGGGTGGACTGA
- a CDS encoding M42 family metallopeptidase, with amino-acid sequence MDKTELLLKEITEANGVSGYEGEVRKIMAREFKGHVDEIEYDKLGSIMGVKKGTDASPRVMVVGHLDEIGFMVKEITAEGYIRFLPLGGWWGHVALGQRMRIITSRGPVIGVVGTTPPHLLTAKDREKVVEVKDMFIDVGAQEKFDVKKKLHIKLGDPIVPDSLFTVMGNRKMYMSKAFDNRVACAITIEVMRKLDRVRHANTVLGCGSVQEEVGLRGAQTLAHMAEPDVCIVCDTGVAQDVPPDGFKKEEKLGAGPCILLYDARMIPNTGLRDLSIATARANKIPYHLSYMERGATDGGPVHLSRSGVPSIVIGPPVRYVHSHNGILNRSDYDNSIRLIVELIKKLDAKTVRSLTRD; translated from the coding sequence TTGGATAAGACTGAACTGCTGCTCAAGGAGATTACGGAGGCCAACGGCGTCTCCGGGTATGAGGGGGAAGTCCGCAAGATCATGGCCCGCGAATTCAAGGGCCATGTAGACGAGATTGAGTACGACAAGCTGGGCTCGATCATGGGGGTCAAAAAGGGTACCGACGCGTCGCCGCGTGTGATGGTCGTGGGGCACCTGGATGAGATCGGGTTCATGGTCAAGGAAATTACGGCCGAGGGGTACATCCGGTTCCTGCCGCTTGGCGGTTGGTGGGGGCACGTAGCACTCGGGCAGCGGATGCGAATTATCACCTCTCGCGGGCCGGTGATCGGGGTGGTGGGAACCACTCCGCCACACTTGCTGACCGCCAAGGACAGAGAGAAGGTGGTAGAGGTCAAGGACATGTTCATAGACGTCGGCGCCCAGGAGAAGTTCGACGTCAAAAAGAAACTGCATATCAAGCTGGGCGACCCGATTGTCCCGGACAGTCTGTTTACCGTCATGGGTAACAGGAAAATGTATATGTCCAAGGCCTTTGACAATCGGGTGGCGTGCGCCATCACCATCGAGGTGATGCGGAAACTGGATCGGGTCAGGCATGCCAATACAGTGCTCGGTTGCGGTTCCGTACAGGAGGAAGTGGGGCTGCGCGGCGCCCAGACGCTGGCGCACATGGCCGAGCCCGACGTTTGCATAGTTTGCGACACCGGTGTGGCCCAGGACGTGCCGCCGGACGGTTTCAAGAAGGAGGAAAAGCTGGGCGCCGGGCCGTGCATCCTGCTGTACGACGCCAGGATGATTCCGAACACCGGCCTGCGGGATTTGTCCATCGCGACGGCCAGGGCGAACAAAATCCCCTACCACCTGTCGTACATGGAGCGCGGCGCCACCGACGGCGGCCCGGTCCATCTCAGCCGCAGCGGTGTGCCGTCAATCGTTATCGGCCCGCCGGTGCGCTACGTGCACAGCCATAATGGAATACTCAATCGATCCGATTATGACAATAGTATCAGGCTCATCGTTGAGCTGATCAAGAAGCTCGACGCCAAGACAGTGCGCTCGCTAACCAGGGACTAA